GCCTTGTTCTCCTTCTCCATGCTAGGCCTTGTTATTTCTGCAAATATGTTGCAACTCTATATTTTCTGGGAGCTTGTTGGGGTTTGCTCCTTCTTGCTCGTAGGATTCTGGTATTTCAAACCGGAAGCGAAGGCTGCAGCGAAAAAGGCTTTCATCGTGACCCGGATCGGGGATGTAGGCCTGTTCATCGGTATCCTTTTGTTGTTCTGGTACATGCCAGGGCACGCGCTCGATTTCACATCCATCCATAATGCCTTTACTTCCGGCAAAATTGATCCGACCATCATCACATGGATTGCGATCATGATTTTCATCGGAGCAATGGGCAAATCCGGTCAATTTCCGCTGCACACCTGGTTGCCTGATGCGATGGAGGGGCCAACTCCGATCAGTGCGCTCATCCATGCAGCAACGATGGTTGCCGCAGGGGTTTACCTCGTAGCCCGTACCTTCGATATTTTCCATGCCTCTCCGGATGCTTTGATGGTCGTTGCTTATGTGGGTGGCTTCACCGCAATCTTCGCTGCGACGATCGGGATTGCGCAGAATGATATCAAACGGATTCTTGCCTACTCCACGGTGAGTCAACTGGGCTACATGATGATGGCGCTGGGCATCGGGGTCTCGTACACATCCGGTATGTTCCATCTCTTCACGCATGCCTTCTTCAAAGCACTGCTGTTCTTGGGGGCAGGCAGCGTCATTCACGCCGTACATACGCAGGACATTAACGAAATGGGCGGATTATCCCGCAAAATGAAAATCACGACATGGACGTTCGCTATCGGAACGTTAGCCCTTTCGGGAATTTTCCCGTTCGCCGGGTTCTGGTCGAAAGATATGATTTTAACCGAGGCTTACGAGCATAATCAACTTCTGTTCTGGGTTGGTGTTATTGCAGCCTTCTTCACAGCGTTCTACATGTCGCGTCTGTTCTTCCTCGTCTTCCTTGGCTCCCCAAGAGGGAAAGCCAAAGTTGCCGATGAGCACGACGATCATGGACACGAAGCGCATGCCGCGCATGAGCCGCACGAATCTCCAGCATCGATGACGACTCCGCTGATCATTCTGGCGGTGCTGGCTGTAGTAGCAGGCTTCGTGAACACGCCGTTCAACGAATGGCTCGGACACTGGCTGACAGGTCAGGCGCATGATGAGAAAGCGAACTGGACCGTCATTATTTTATCCACGCTGGCAGGTCTGTTAGGGATTGGTCTTGGCTACCTCATCTATCTGAAACGCACGATTCCGCGCGATGTGGTTTCCAGTAGATTGCCTTGGCTTTACACCTTGCTCAATCGCAAATATTTTATTGATGAGATCTATCAGGGTATCCTCGTTAAGCCGCTTCGCGGTTTAGGATGGATTCTTGAATTGATTGATGTTTACATCATTGATGGTATCGTGCGTTTAGTCGCCTTTACTGTGGTAAGTCTGGGTCGTCTCGGCTCCCGCCTCCAAAATGGTCAATTGCAGACCTACGGGGTCATCATGATTTTGGGAATGCTGATTCTGGCACTCGCCATTGCAGGAAGGAGGTTCATCCATGCTGGCTAGTCTACCTATCTTAAGCTTGATTGCCTTTTCTCCCTTGCTGGGTGTTCTGGTCCTGCTCTTCATTCGTGGCGACCGGGGCCGCTTGATTAAAACGATCGGTATTGTCACTACCTTGATCCCATTGATCCTGGCGGCATGGCTGTACGTTGATTACAATTATCAAGGAGACCCCCTGCAGTACAAAGAACAGCTCAGCTGGATCAAAGTTCCGCTCAACCATGAGGGGTTAAGTGAGCAAATTACTTCCTATTTCTTCGAGTTCAAATATTCACTGGCGGTTGATGGGATCTCGCTGCCGCTTGTCTTTCTGACAGCTTTTGTCTCCACCATGGCGGCACTGGCTTCGGTGTATATCAAAAAACGTTGGAAAACGTTCTATATTCTTTTCCTGCTGCTTGAAACAGGTATGTTCGGCGTATTCATGTCACAAGATCTGTTCTTGTTCTTCCTCTTCTTCGAAGTGACACTGGTGCCGATGTTCTTCTTAATCGGAATATGGGGTTACATGAATCGGGAACAGGCCGCGAATCGCTTCCTCCTGTACAACGGATTAGGTTCAGCCATCATGCTGATAGCTTTCCTCATTCTCGTCAGCACAGCTGGATTCAATCAAATGCCTACACAGACAGAAGGCATCATTTACTACAGCGGCGATATTCATAACATTGCCCGCAATCTGCTGCAGGACCCTGCTGCCTATGTCAATCAAGAAGGCACGCCATTCTTCCTGAGTCAGACGATGAAGTGGACCGTATTCATCATGCTGCTGGTCGCCTTTGGCATCAAACTGCCGATCTTCCCGTTCCATACGTGGATGCTCAAAGTACATACAGAGGCTCCGCCTTCTGTTGTTATGATTCACTCGGGCATTTTGCTCAAAATGGGCGCGTACGGCCTTATCCGATTCGGGATTATGTTCTTCCCGGCAGAGGCCAAACAATGGGCCTGGATGCTCGCGCTCCTTGGCGTTATTAACATCGTGTACGGAGCCATTCTCGCGATGGTTCAGAAGGACTTCAAACTCGTATTGGCCTACTCGAGTATCAGCCATATGGGCATCGTCCTGCTCGGTCTTGCCGCATTCAATGTATCCGGCTTGCAGGGCGCCGTCTTCCAACTGATCTCTCACGGCCTGATTTCGGCCTTGATGTTCCTGCTCGTAGGCAGCATCTACGAGCGTACGGAAACCACGGAGCTTGATCGCTTGGGCGGTCTCGCCAGCAACCTGCCTTTCATCAGCGGCATCCTGTTGATTGCGGGCATGGCCTCGCTCGGATTGCCGGGCTTATCCGGCTTCATCAGTGAGTTCCTCGCGTTTCTCGGACTCTTCGAAACGCACCGCGTGTACGCCATTATCGGTACACTGGGGATCATTTTCACCGCGGTGTATGTGCTGCGCGGGGTCTTGAACATTACGTTCGGGCCGAAACAGCCGAACTTGCAGCTGCAAGGCATGCGCGATGCCCGGTTAATCGAGGCGGTGCCAATGATTGCTCTGGTAGCGTTCATCCTCTTGCTCGGGGTATATCCAAGCGTGCTGAGCCAGCCGCTCCAGCAAACGATAGGCAGCTTTGATCAACTGATCCAAAGCGTAGCCGGGAAGATAGGGGGTTAGACCAGTGGAACAGCTTCGACTTCATGCCAACGATTTAGTGCATCTGCTCCCTGAGCTTTCTCTGGTTGCTACCGCGATCATCCTATCTCTCTTGGATTTAATCCTGCCGAACAAAGTAAATCGCTCCATTATTGGCTGGTTAACCTTGGTTGGCATAGCGGTTTCTGCCGTATTCGTCATTCTTCAATTAAATCCAGCTGAACCGTTTGAACTGCTGAATCAAAGCTATCGGGTAGATGATTTCTCCAATCTGCTGAAATTATTTACCTTAACAGGGACGGGATTGATTGTCCTCATGAGCCTTGGCTTCGTGAAAGAGGATGCGATTCCGCATGTTGGGGAGTATTATTACTTCTACCTGCCTGCGGCATTGGGTGCAATGATTATGTCGTCCTCCGGAGACCTGATCACCCTTTATGTAGGTCTGGAGCTGTTAAGTATTACTTCGTATTTGCTCGTAGCGATGAAGAAGAAAGACACGCAGTCCAACGAAGGAGCTTTTAAGTACCTCGTCATGGGAGGGATTTCCTCGGCCATTATTTTGTATGGCATGTCTTTCCTCTATGGAATGGTGGGATCCAGCAATTTGACGCAAATTGGCGCTGCTCTTCCCACGCTGGTGGCTTCATACGAGCCGCTGCTGTATGTAGCATTCTTCATGCTGCTGGCTGGGTTCGGCTTCAAGATTGCAGCGGCCCCGTTCCACAGCTGGGCACCGGATGTTTATCAAGGGGCACCGACGCCAGTGGCAGCTTTCTTGGCTGTCGTTTCCAAGGCTGCCGGTTTTGCCATCTTGTTCCGAGTCTTCTATGTACTGTTCGGATTTAGCAATTTTGAAGGAAGTCATATTCAATCGGATGTATTCCTTGCCCTATCGGTGATGGCCGCTATCGCGATGGTAGCCGGTAACTTCATTGCCTTGAAGCAAACGAATATGAAAAGGTTGCTTGCCTACTCAGGAATCGCTAATGCCGGATACTTGCTTGTTCCGATTGCAACGTATTTCTCAGGTACGCATTACGCGAACTTTTCTGAATTTATCTTCTATTTGATCGCGTATTTGTTTATGAACATTGGCGCATTTGCCGTACTGATGATCATGGAGCAGGCCGAGGGCCATACCGAATCCAAAGGTTTCGGCGGCTTGTACTACAGAGCTCCGTTAACTGCTTTTGCCATGGTACTGATCGTGCTTTCTTTAGCAGGTATCCCCGTCTCGGGCGGATTCTTCGGGAAGCTCTATATCATCTTGGGAACTATGCAGACCCAGCAATACTGGCTCGGCGCTCTGATGATCGCGACCAGCGTCGTCTCCTTTTACTACTATTTCGGTATCGTGCGCCAAATGTTCATGCGCAGCGACTACGAGCCGGCTGAAGTAAAAGTATCCATTCCGCTCGGAATAACCGTCTGGTTATGTGCGCTGATTGGCGTTGCGCTAGGCTTCGTTCCCCACATCGTGTTGAAGGGAATTGAAGATATCTTCTCGCTCACGAAGGATTTCATTATGAAGATCTAAATGATTGGTATAAACCGTTTCCCTCAGTTAGGGGGAACGGTTTTTTTGCGCTTTCCAATATATACATAGAAAAAATATTTCCAAAAATCTGAACTTTTTGCGACGAAAAACCGTTATATGTATCGAGAAGGCGGGTAATGTGGTATAGATAGAGAAGGTAAAAACCATTAAGCGATAAAGGACTTGTGATTACATGAAATTAATGCGGCATCTGTGGCTCATCGTCCTGACGATACTCGCCCTGGAACTCACAGGAATGGTTACTAACGTAGAAGCGGCATACCCTGTGTCGACCGATCCGATGAGGGTGAAACAAACCTATCTGGATATGATACATATCGATCAAGCATGGGCTGCAGCAGGGGACTCACGAACACCGATCGTAGTGGCTGTAGTAGATACAGGTGTTGATCTCACACATCCTGATTTAGTGGGCAATTTGGTGGAAGGCGCGAATTTGCTTCAGCCATCTAAGAAGCCATATGATGATAATGGACATGGAACGAATGTAGCTGGAATTATTGCGGCTTCAATCAATAACGATAAAGGAATTGCCGGCATCGCGCCGAATGCCAAGATTATGCCGATTAAAGCTTTGGAAGCTGATGGCACAGGCGGCGAAGCAAAGCTCGGCGAAGGGATTAAATACGCTGTTGATCACGGAGCACGTATTGTTGTTCTGTCACTGGGGCTCAATAAATACTCCGACTATATGCAGGGAATTGTGCAGTATGCGGAGGACCGTAATGTTCTGTTGGTTGCAGCTGTAGGCAATGAAGGCACAAGCGTGAAATACCCTGCGGCCTACCCCTCTGTATTGGCTGTTGGGGGAGTCACGTCTAGTAAGAAGGCGGATCAGCGTTCCAATTTTGGGCCTGAGCTTGATTTAGTTGCTCCATGGGATGTCTATACAACAGCGCTCGGAGGCGGCTATCAGTATCAAGACGGAAGCTCGATGTCCGCTCCCCAAGTAGCCGCAGCGGCTGCTCTGGTATGGGGTAAATATCCGGGCATGACCGCGTATCAAGTTCGCTCGCAACTGGAGCAGACGGCCGAAGATTTGGACACAGCCGGCTGGGACCCGACCACAGGCTATGGTTTGCTGCAGGTGGATTTGGCGCTGACGCAGCCGTACAATGAAGATCGTTTTGAGCCTAATAACCAGAAGAGTCAGGCAGCCAAGCTGCCCATTCATACAGCCGTCAAAGCTTCCATTGCTTCGGCCCAAGATGATGATTGGTTCGCGATTGACGCCGCTTATGATGGATTTATTGAGTTGTGGCTTCACACCTCAGACAGTTCAGGCATCCGAGTGAAGTTTGATTCCGGTGAAACGTTTACTGCTGCCAACAGCAGCGATGCCAATCAGCCTTTTAAAATTGCTGTGACCAAGGGACTTACTTATGTGCAGCTCCAGTCCGTGGATCGCACACGAACAACAGCGATTCCATATTCGCTGGTCACTGATTTTGTTATTTATAAAGACCCTTTTGAAGATAATGATAAACAGTACAAAGCTTTTTCACTGCCTGGGCGCAGCCAAACGATCCGTGGCACTTTTGATAAAAAAGATGACCTCGACTGGTTCGTTTTGAATTTGGACCATTCGGGTACGATGCGCGTTAAGCTTTCCGTTGATACAGGGCGAATTGATCCGATGCTCCTCATTCAGAAGGAAGGCGAGAAGGCTATTTCGATTGATCAGGGTGGAGATGGCGCTCTTGAAGTCAGTCCTCTCATGGATGTGTTTCCAGGGCAGTACTATATTCGCGTCAGTAATATGAAGGACTATTCAGAGCCGATTACCGGTGAGTACACACTGGAAATTGAATATACGCCTAAGCTGATTGATCCGAATGAGCCGAACGATAAATCGTATCAAGCGACCTTTGCAGCGATGAATTCTGTGTATGAGGGCTTGCTGCATACGAATGACGATGTCGATTGGTTCGAATTCCGGATGGCGAAGAGCGGGTTAGCCCAAGTGCGCCTGACGAACATACCAACCTCACGCATCATGTATGCGACGTTGTATGATAGTTCTCTGAAGGAACAAAGCTTCTATCGAAATGAAGCGGGTTCTGATCAATTATTCATCGAGAAGACGCTGGATGCGGGTACTTATTATATAAAGCTTCAAGCCAATCAATGGTTTATGAGTCAAATGTATCGGTTGAAAATAAGCAGCTACACACTTGTTAGCGGATTTGCCGATATCGAAGGGCATTGGGCGCAGGCAGCGATCAGCCAGTTAACGGAACAAGGCGTCATTAGTGGGTACGGGAACTATCGATTTGCTCCCAATCAGCCCATTACACGCGCAGAAGCAGCGACGGTATTGACGCGAGCGTTAAAATTGTCGAAGCGCAAAGAGCTTATTTTTAGCGATATGAATACTTCGCACTGGGCCTATGAATTCGTTGCTAAGGCAGTGCAAGCCGGCATTGTCAGCGGGTATCCGAATGGCACATTCGGACCTGATCGTACCCTCACGAGGATGGAGATGACGCAGATGCTCGCAAGCAGCATGAATATGACCGGGAAGCGACGGGGGAACTCTCCTTTTACCGATGTGGATGATTCGTACTGGGGTGTTGGTATTCTGAAACAAATGTCGTCGGATGGCTGGATCGCTGGTTATGAAGACGGTACATTCCACCCCGATGAACAAGCAACACGTGCGGAATTCGTTACAATGTTGGCCAAAGTAATGAATCGTTAATTGATGAGAAGGAGTGGCCTATGGGAGAAACAGACAAGTGGAATGAAGCGTCAAAATATGCTTCGATGATGAATATGGTCGATATTGGCGTCTATATACTCTGCATTGGTATAGCTTGGTGGGCCTTGCAGGCGTTCCGATTTGACGTCCTGCTCAAGAGGCCCAAGGCCGCGCAGGCGATCATGCTTCAAATTTTGCTGGCTATTGGGCTTGGACATTTGGTAGCGAGTTTTTTCATTCAGTATTTAGGTCTCTCCATGGGCTTCGGAAAGATGTTTTAATTCGATTTATCGAATAATGAATTAATTTGTTGTCAACAATGGTAATAGAACGGATCGAAAAATGAGATCCTCTTCGAACTCTATGAGGGTGTTTCCGAATACCAAAAGAACACAGTTGTAACTGTATGGGTTGAAATGATAAACTTAGGAAATGTGCAAAGCCTTGTAATTTAAAATAAGTGCGCGGAGGGACCATGATGAGCAAAATTATCGTCCGCGGTGGCCGAAAGTTAGCTGGCAATGTGAAAATCAACGGAGCAAAGAATGCGGTTCTGCCGATTATTGCAGCTTCCATTCTGGGGTCGGAAGGTGAAAGCGTCATCCATGATGCGCCTCCCCTTGACGATGTACTAGTCATTAATAAAGTTTTACAGAGTTTAGGTATTGAAGTGGAATATGACCGTCAGGTTATTCGTGTTCGTGCGCAGACCATCAGCACATGCGAAGCCTCTTATGATCTAGTCCGTAAAATGAGAGCCTCTTTCCTCGTGATGGGTCCTTTGTTAGCCCGACTGGGTCAAGCGAGAATTTCGCTGCCAGGCGGCTGCGCGATTGGCACAAGGCCAATTGATCAGCATCTCAAAGGCTTTGAAGCGATGGGTGCCGATATTGAACTGGGTCAAGGCTATATCGAAGCTAAAGTAAAAGGGCGCCTGAAGGGTGCCAAAATTTATTTGGATGTAGCCAGTGTTGGCGCAACCGAGAATATTATGATGGCGGCTACGCTGGCTGAAGGCACCACCGTCATTGAAAATGCAGCGAAAGAGCCGGAGATTGTCGATTTGGCCAACTATTTGAATGCCATGGGTGCAACCATTCGCGGTGCAGGTACGGGTGTCATTCGAATAGAAGGCGTCGAGAAGCTTCGTGGTGTCGTACATACGGTTATACCGGATCGGGTGGAAGCGGGTACGTATATGATCGCGGCAGCTATTACAGGCAGTGAGCTGTATATGGAGGGCGCGATCGGAGATCATCTTCGACCGGTTATTTCCAAAATGCAGGAAATGGGCGTTATCATTGATGAGGATGAGAACGGTATCCGCGTTTGTGCTTCAGGACCACTGCGCGCGGTGGATGTGAAGACACTGCCGTATCCAGGCTTTCCTACGGATATGCAGTCGCAGATGATGGCATTGCTCATGGTGGCGGATGGCACGAGCCTAGTCACCGAGACGGTGTTTGAGAACCGTTTCATGCACGTGGAGGAATTCGCGAACATGAACGCTCACATTAAGGTCGATGGCCGGACGGCCATCGTTAGCGGCAACGCGAAGCTGCAGGGTGCCAAGGTCTGCGCAACAGACCTGCGCGCAGGCGCAGCGCTGATTCTGGCCGCACTGGCGGCGGAAGGTGAAACCGAGATTACAGGCGTTCACCATATCGATCGCGGATACGTGGATATTACGGACGTACTGCGCGAGCTTGGCGCCGATATTCATAGATCGGTGCCGCAGGAAGTCGAACAGGAAGCCGCGGAGCTGGGCTTTTTCAACATCCAGCCGACCTTAGCGTAGGCTGAATAGATTGACCGTCGGGGCAGGAGCTCCGGCGGTTTTTTTGGGCTTGGGGGCAGCGAAGCTTGCCTCGGATGTCGCCCAGGAGGGGTGCTGTGGTGAGGGACCCTGGTGGGCGGTATGGACTCCCCGCCGTGCTGGAGAGAGGGCCATGCGCTGTGGACCCCCGCCACGCTGAGAATAGGGCAGCTGAACGTGCTTATTTGTTCGAATGTGGATGAGGTTATCCCATAAGTAACAAAATAAATTTGTGTGACAGCTCCAAAAGTTTAGGTTTGTGTGATTTGAGAAGGAGCTAAGCGGCTAGTACATGCTTAGCTCCTTTATTTTGGGTCCACCGCTGCTTTCTTCAACAGGCTATGGGCATGCCAAGGCCCGAAGCAGCCCCGCCCGCACCCGTTCGTCTCCCGTCCGCCCTCATTGCGCCGTCCCAACCCCAACCCCATCGCCTCCCCTCCGAATTCCTGCCCAACCCCGTCTCAACCCCGTCTCAACCCCGTCTCAACCCCGTCTCAACCCCAACCCCAACCCCAACCCCAACCCCACCCAACCCCAACCCCAACCCCAACCCCAACCCCAACCCCAACCCCAACCCCAACCCCAACCCCAACCCCAACCCCATCCGCCTCCCGTCCGAATTCCTGCCCAACCCCGTCTCAACCCCGTCTCAACCCCCGTCCGCTGAGCCCCCGCCCCGCCTAATCAATTTGTCATTCTAATGAACTGTACAATGCTTATAGACGAGAAAATGGCTACTTTGGAAATCTAATGAACTTAACTGGCGTTATCGAGCAGCTTATAGGCGGAATGAAGCCCGTTTGCATGAGATAACGCGTCGGGGATTCATTAGATTTTCCAAGTGAGCCATTTTGACCGAATAAGGGTTACTGGGTTCGTAAGAGGGGCTTGGGCTTGCCTGCCTCCTGGTTTGACTTTTGCGACAGCAATACTTCAACTGCAAAGGTTATATTATATTTCCCTGCCATATGCACCACCAAATTGGTATTTTTTATACTACAATAATGATTTCGACATTTTCATACAAATGTTGTCAATTTTAAACTATTGATTAAAGTTTATATAATTGTATTATTAAATATGTAAGTAAATCCAATTTTTACACTAGTTGGGAAGGGGGGTAAATTCAACTAGAACGTTGAAATCTATAGTTCGAGCCAAATACACTAATCATTTAATTAAGAGAAGGAGAGAAATGTAATGATGATGAGAAAAAAAGGAACTATTTCACTACTTACCTCAATGCTACTTGCAATGATAATCCTACCTACAGGCACAGCGCTCGGCAATCCAACCAATCCAACTAATCCAACCAATCCCCCCCAATTGAAGACGGTCCTGACAACAGGATGGGGGCATTCGTTATTTTTGAAGGCAGATGATACTTTATGGGCCTGGGGGGATGCAAACTTCGGACAATTCGGCACCGGTCCAAGTCAGAACAGCAGCGCTGTTGCGGTTCAAAACACACTTGTTCAAAATATTATTGATATTTCGGCAGGAAATGAACACCACAATTTGGCACTGCGCAGCGATGGCATCGTATTCGCGTGGGGAACTAACGGTGTTGGTCAACTGGGAGATGGCACGACATATATAAATCGTAATAACCCGGTTCAAGTGAATAATTTAACAGGTGTAATCGATGTCGAAGCTGGTTTTTACCATAGTTTAGCTTTAAAATCCGATGGAACGGTATGGGCTTGGGGGAGTAACGGTTACGGTGAATTGGGAGATGGAACAACTACAAATCGGTCAACGCCTGTGCAGGTATCAGGACTCAGCAATATCGTGTCCATCTCAACGAAAAGCTATCTTAGCCTCGCCATTAAGTCGGATGGAACGGTATGGGCTTGGGGTTATAACTCGGATGGTCAACTAGGAGACGGAACAACAACAAATCGGTCAACTCCGGTGCAGGTGTCTGGTCTCAGTAATGTATCCTACGTGTCAGCCGGCGACACTCACAGTCTTGCCATAAAGTCGGATGGAACGGTGTGGGCTTGGGGCAATAATACAAACGGCCAATTCGGAGACGGCACTACGACGAGTCATACGACTCCGGTTCAGATTCCAGGTCTGAGCAACGTAAAAGTAGTAGAAGCGGATTATCATCATAGCTTGGCGATTAAAAATGACGGAACGTTATGGGCTTGGGGTTATAACGATTTTGGCCAACTGGGAGACGGTACGACAGGTTCGACATATCTAAGCCCTGTTCAGGTAGCAGGCATAAGCGGGGTAACGGCCGTGTCTTCGAGTGGAGTTTTCACTGTGGCACTAAAGTCAGACGGAACGGTATGGGCATGGGGTCATAACTATTGGCGCGAACTTGGAGACGGTACAAGGATTAACCGTTATACGCCGGTTCAAGTAACAGGTCTGTAAATCTAATGAACAACTGTTCCATAAGTTCTAAATGATAGGATCCCCTCATGATTGACAACGATAAAAGGTCATCTCCTAAGATGAATTTGACGTTGTTGCCCGGAGGGGATTTTTCTGTTTATAACTAGACGTCAAATCAAATTCATAAGCTACTTTACGTGTTCTAATCTAGCAGATCCTCTCATAAGCTAAGTCATACCAAATACCTGCTAGTAAACGCGCTTATGGAGGCTGCTGAGACGATGTTGAAGAAAAAACGTGTTCCTGGCCGCGGGGTCATCCTATGGATGGCCGTTTGTTTGTCTTCTATGCTCTGTGTCACCATTCTTGTTCCTGGATTGCTAGTCAAGAAGATTCCAACCGGCGACTCATCTTCTGCTCAAACGATCGATGATGGCGCTAATCAAGAGGCTGCTGCGCAGCAGCAAGGTTTGATGATTCCCGTGTATTTGACGAAGAAGTCGGTAGTTGAGACGGTCCCACTGGAGCAATATGTGAAAGGAGTTCTAGCAGCGGAAATGCCAGTCGATTTCGAGTTGGAGGCGCTGAAGGCACAGGCAATGGCTGCGAGAACGTATGTAGTGCGTAGGGTGATAGAGAAGGATTACAGCAATATGCCAGTGGACGATGCTCTTGTAACCGATACTACTGCGCATCAAGCCTATCTTACTGAACAAGAGCTGAAGGACAAATGGGACAAGCGCTCGTACGAGGCAAATATGGCCAAAATTGATAGAGCCGTGAATGAAACCAAAGATATGATTCTCACTTATGAGCATAAACCCATTAATGCAACCTTCTTCTCTACGAGCAATGGGTATACTGAGAATTCGGAAGATTACTGGCCTTTCAAGAGTCCCTATTTGCGCAGTGTCTCCAGTCCATGGGACGTAAAGCTGTCTTCTCGCTATCAAGAAACGGTTGAGATTACGTATAAAAGTATGCTACAAAAGCTAGGCGTCACAAGCATCGCTACCACAGGCACCAATGCCAAAGGGATGAAAGTGCTAGAATGGTCGGCTGGTCATCGGATTAAAAAAATGGCTATCGGAGGCAAATCCTTCTCTGGTCGTGAAGTTAGAGAGAAGCTAGGACTAGCATCCTCGCAATTCGATTGGAAATGGTCTGGCGCCAAAATCATCATTACGACCTATGGATTCGGCCACGGCGTTGGCCTAAGCCAGTGGGGCGCCAATGGTATGGCCAAAGAGGGCAAGACGGCGGAGCAAATCGTAACCTATTATTACACTGGCATCTCTATCGAAAAGGCGGCGCCTTTTATCCAAAAATCTTAATTTGCAGGGTCTCTATAAAAATATCTTTCTTCAAGTATAAAACCTTTAAATGTGTCAAGAATGGTTGATGAGGTGATAACCATGAGTGATCAAAACAAAGGTTTTCAAAAAGAAGAAGCTCCTAAAACTGTTCAAGGGGCACAAGGTAGTCCATCCGCATGGAAGAGGTTGCTTGCTAAGAAGTGGGTATTCCCAGCGACGTATGTGGCAGCAGCAGCAATTATCTTAACCTTAATGTGGGTGTACCAGGACACAGGG
Above is a genomic segment from Paenibacillus sp. HWE-109 containing:
- a CDS encoding RCC1 domain-containing protein — protein: MMMRKKGTISLLTSMLLAMIILPTGTALGNPTNPTNPTNPPQLKTVLTTGWGHSLFLKADDTLWAWGDANFGQFGTGPSQNSSAVAVQNTLVQNIIDISAGNEHHNLALRSDGIVFAWGTNGVGQLGDGTTYINRNNPVQVNNLTGVIDVEAGFYHSLALKSDGTVWAWGSNGYGELGDGTTTNRSTPVQVSGLSNIVSISTKSYLSLAIKSDGTVWAWGYNSDGQLGDGTTTNRSTPVQVSGLSNVSYVSAGDTHSLAIKSDGTVWAWGNNTNGQFGDGTTTSHTTPVQIPGLSNVKVVEADYHHSLAIKNDGTLWAWGYNDFGQLGDGTTGSTYLSPVQVAGISGVTAVSSSGVFTVALKSDGTVWAWGHNYWRELGDGTRINRYTPVQVTGL
- the spoIID gene encoding stage II sporulation protein D, which gives rise to MLKKKRVPGRGVILWMAVCLSSMLCVTILVPGLLVKKIPTGDSSSAQTIDDGANQEAAAQQQGLMIPVYLTKKSVVETVPLEQYVKGVLAAEMPVDFELEALKAQAMAARTYVVRRVIEKDYSNMPVDDALVTDTTAHQAYLTEQELKDKWDKRSYEANMAKIDRAVNETKDMILTYEHKPINATFFSTSNGYTENSEDYWPFKSPYLRSVSSPWDVKLSSRYQETVEITYKSMLQKLGVTSIATTGTNAKGMKVLEWSAGHRIKKMAIGGKSFSGREVREKLGLASSQFDWKWSGAKIIITTYGFGHGVGLSQWGANGMAKEGKTAEQIVTYYYTGISIEKAAPFIQKS
- the murA gene encoding UDP-N-acetylglucosamine 1-carboxyvinyltransferase → MSKIIVRGGRKLAGNVKINGAKNAVLPIIAASILGSEGESVIHDAPPLDDVLVINKVLQSLGIEVEYDRQVIRVRAQTISTCEASYDLVRKMRASFLVMGPLLARLGQARISLPGGCAIGTRPIDQHLKGFEAMGADIELGQGYIEAKVKGRLKGAKIYLDVASVGATENIMMAATLAEGTTVIENAAKEPEIVDLANYLNAMGATIRGAGTGVIRIEGVEKLRGVVHTVIPDRVEAGTYMIAAAITGSELYMEGAIGDHLRPVISKMQEMGVIIDEDENGIRVCASGPLRAVDVKTLPYPGFPTDMQSQMMALLMVADGTSLVTETVFENRFMHVEEFANMNAHIKVDGRTAIVSGNAKLQGAKVCATDLRAGAALILAALAAEGETEITGVHHIDRGYVDITDVLRELGADIHRSVPQEVEQEAAELGFFNIQPTLA